From one Humulus lupulus chromosome 8, drHumLupu1.1, whole genome shotgun sequence genomic stretch:
- the LOC133798290 gene encoding pleckstrin homology domain-containing protein 1 codes for MASLWRAAMGQWENQPEDYGGVEFWTDPERTGWLTKQGEYIKTWRRRWFVLKQGKLFWFKESTITRASKPRGVIPVASCLTVKGAEDVLNKQNAFELSTRTDTMYFIADSEKDKEDWINSIGRSIVQHSRSVTDSEVVDYDSKK; via the coding sequence ATGGCGAGCCTCTGGCGGGCCGCGATGGGACAATGGGAAAATCAGCCTGAAGACTACGGGGGCGTCGAGTTCTGGACCGACCCGGAGCGGACTGGCTGGCTAACCAAGCAAGGCGAGTACATCAAGACCTGGCGACGCCGCTGGTTCGTTCTCAAGCAAGGGAAGCTCTTCTGGTTCAAGGAATCCACCATCACCCGTGCCTCCAAGCCACGTGGCGTCATCCCAGTGGCCTCCTGTCTCACCGTCAAGGGAGCCGAAGACGTTCTCAACAAGCAGAATGCCTTCGAGCTCTCCACCAGGACCGACACCATGTACTTCATCGCCGATTCGGAGAAGGATAAGGAAGACTGGATCAATTCAATCGGACGATCTATAGTCCAGCACTCGCGATCAGTCACTGATTCTGAAGTCGTCGATTACGATAGCAAGAAATGA